In the Candidatus Electrothrix sp. GW3-4 genome, one interval contains:
- a CDS encoding DNA cytosine methyltransferase, whose product MKSMLLLREDQRSYGTRCSGALLKETPQRYRLIDLFAGAGGMSLGFSESFGQPFQSVWANDCNQFCVDTYNENFGPHCVAGDLAEILKDNQIRIPRADVVIGGPPCQGFSLLNKKRAEDPRKELWRPFLKVVEQCGASVFVMENVPQLLGTFEHGEIVGMAQALGFKVYQEKLIAADYGVPQTRTRAFIIGCTFADPSMLFPPRKTHCNPNGKSKQLLLPFEKQEFLSSPQHWKTVRDAIKDLPPPEGTEIRETAPPLNLHFGRNPTELSRKRYRAIPQEGMNRFDLQRVAPELTPKCWIRKKSGGTDLFGRLWWDRPSVTIRTEFFKPEKGRYLHPEQHRPITHREAARFQSFPDSFRFTGSKIEIAKQIGNAVPPLLAARVADIVRVLLDSRGDT is encoded by the coding sequence ATGAAGAGTATGCTGCTGTTACGCGAAGACCAACGTTCCTATGGAACGCGCTGTTCCGGTGCCTTGCTCAAAGAAACCCCGCAGCGTTACCGGCTGATTGATCTCTTTGCCGGAGCTGGCGGCATGTCATTAGGGTTTTCCGAGTCCTTTGGACAGCCCTTTCAATCGGTTTGGGCGAATGACTGTAATCAGTTTTGTGTTGATACATATAATGAGAACTTCGGTCCGCACTGTGTTGCCGGTGATCTTGCGGAAATACTGAAAGACAATCAGATCAGGATTCCCCGTGCCGACGTGGTGATAGGAGGCCCTCCCTGCCAAGGCTTCAGTCTGTTGAATAAGAAACGCGCTGAGGACCCTCGGAAGGAACTCTGGCGTCCTTTCCTGAAAGTTGTTGAGCAATGCGGGGCTTCAGTATTTGTTATGGAAAACGTACCGCAACTGCTTGGTACCTTTGAACATGGGGAAATTGTCGGGATGGCGCAAGCCCTTGGCTTTAAAGTCTATCAGGAGAAGCTGATAGCTGCCGACTACGGTGTTCCACAGACTCGTACCAGGGCGTTTATCATCGGCTGTACTTTTGCAGATCCCTCAATGCTCTTTCCTCCGAGAAAAACGCATTGCAACCCGAACGGAAAGAGCAAGCAGCTGTTGCTGCCGTTTGAGAAGCAGGAGTTTTTATCTTCTCCTCAACATTGGAAAACGGTACGAGATGCGATTAAGGACCTTCCTCCGCCTGAAGGGACGGAAATCAGAGAAACAGCTCCGCCGCTTAATTTGCATTTCGGAAGAAATCCTACCGAACTCAGCCGAAAAAGATACAGGGCTATTCCGCAGGAGGGAATGAACCGCTTTGATTTGCAGCGAGTCGCTCCCGAATTAACTCCGAAATGCTGGATCAGAAAGAAATCCGGCGGTACAGATCTATTCGGTCGGCTCTGGTGGGACCGGCCCTCGGTGACGATACGGACAGAGTTTTTTAAGCCGGAAAAAGGTCGTTACCTGCACCCGGAGCAGCATCGTCCGATCACTCATAGGGAAGCAGCACGGTTTCAAAGTTTTCCGGACAGCTTTCGTTTTACCGGGTCGAAAATTGAAATTGCTAAACAGATCGGTAACGCTGTTCCCCCTCTGCTTGCGGCAAGGGTGGCTGATATAGTCAGGGTATTACTGGACAGCAGGGGTGATACATGA
- a CDS encoding EamA family transporter, with protein MSPLKKYLILFAPVIFSTVAQLLLKQAALKEWKSTAWLLTMGSSVVVYGLALALYSVALRYFPVSLASPVNTIACMLLVILGGTFFWNEPFGIRQALGTLLGVLSMLLILS; from the coding sequence GTGAGTCCGTTGAAAAAATATCTGATTCTCTTCGCCCCGGTGATTTTTTCCACCGTTGCTCAGCTCCTGCTGAAGCAGGCCGCCTTGAAAGAGTGGAAAAGTACGGCATGGTTGCTGACAATGGGGAGCAGCGTTGTGGTATACGGCCTTGCTCTGGCGCTGTACTCGGTCGCGCTTCGATACTTTCCTGTCAGCTTGGCAAGCCCGGTGAATACCATTGCCTGCATGTTGCTGGTGATCTTAGGAGGTACGTTTTTTTGGAATGAACCCTTTGGCATACGTCAGGCTCTCGGGACATTGCTCGGGGTGCTCTCCATGCTGCTCATTCTTTCCTGA
- a CDS encoding SAP domain-containing protein — protein MKILIDFEIQGVGTKTGRKRKKIYSVFSKEEAIQKALADGTTPEEIIELPQEPATQKQIDFANDLGIIIPNEPSLRMMSVLISEAIERKNEVKNKPLKTRKPVVASSGFQFPVFPYTEETLVRITDLTDYRNDFLEMAYDKKSYCQEDFDNDLDPNALDIEVEEFDIMLKPSTLKKLGVKKPPAGWLPFHEEVRWMKEEQAALQWPMTKSIHHQLVKIGLLKQLPETNETQSLYFESLTVKELREICGKHSIKKSGSKTELIERIIANGTPKAKPSCGLTSKYDNQIMQLAKLYLSDIKKQLQDKPAAYHVVVWEQVSEENGIGGQLPDKTRLWVSNKFESIKPVDW, from the coding sequence ATGAAGATATTAATAGACTTTGAGATACAAGGTGTTGGGACAAAGACAGGCAGAAAAAGAAAAAAAATTTATTCAGTTTTTAGTAAAGAGGAAGCTATCCAGAAAGCATTAGCAGACGGAACAACTCCCGAAGAAATAATAGAATTGCCACAAGAACCAGCGACTCAAAAACAAATTGACTTTGCCAATGATTTAGGAATAATCATCCCGAATGAACCTTCATTAAGAATGATGTCCGTTCTTATTTCGGAAGCCATTGAAAGAAAAAATGAAGTAAAGAACAAGCCATTAAAAACAAGGAAACCAGTAGTCGCATCAAGTGGATTTCAATTTCCTGTCTTTCCATATACTGAAGAAACTTTAGTCCGAATAACAGATCTCACGGACTATAGAAATGATTTTTTAGAGATGGCTTACGACAAGAAATCATACTGCCAAGAAGATTTTGACAATGACCTTGATCCTAACGCTCTTGATATAGAAGTTGAAGAGTTTGATATAATGCTTAAACCATCAACTTTAAAGAAACTTGGTGTTAAGAAACCTCCAGCAGGATGGCTACCATTTCACGAGGAAGTTCGATGGATGAAAGAAGAACAAGCAGCTCTACAATGGCCAATGACTAAATCTATCCATCATCAGTTGGTTAAGATTGGGTTGTTAAAACAACTTCCCGAAACTAATGAAACCCAAAGTCTATATTTTGAATCCCTCACCGTTAAGGAATTACGAGAAATCTGCGGTAAACATAGTATAAAAAAATCTGGCTCGAAAACTGAGTTAATAGAGCGAATAATTGCAAACGGAACTCCAAAAGCAAAGCCCTCATGCGGACTTACCTCTAAGTATGATAACCAAATCATGCAATTAGCAAAATTATACTTGTCAGATATAAAAAAACAACTCCAGGACAAACCAGCGGCATATCATGTGGTTGTATGGGAACAGGTCTCTGAAGAGAATGGCATTGGAGGGCAATTACCTGATAAAACAAGATTATGGGTCAGTAATAAATTTGAATCTATAAAACCAGTAGATTGGTGA
- a CDS encoding SPFH domain-containing protein yields MLFAFVTLVSKILIILSVTGLIFNWIRGGIDEGSAILRFLPKKFGSIKLIGVFFIGLIILSLNSIFFYAEPGMSYLVQYPWGSQSSVLQPGFHTRWFGEVIPFKKFLTIAFVDEKTNKNTFSGTAPIQEIRFHDSVTATMKMTARFEMPNDDARFLPMAVAYRSQENLIYSTLIPTMQEAMRNAGRMYAAQEYIGGKGGDFENAVLDQIRNGIFLLDIQEETTYSGKENISDDGDRTIQQDQTMRVYVRKRLGPDGLELRKDGGETPLKKFGITLIQANVQDVDPDPGFKKKLLEQREAAAQVAIERQNARKEEERKKRIIAQGEAEKAEKRIELEKAQIERVIAAETKAKEAQQEQNRRVTMAETLKKESVIEKERREIELQTAKLEAQRIEALAEAESNKRRKLMQADNALEKRLTAFVEVSKAYADALQDKQLVPRIVISGGGKGGGQPNATDLISLLTAKAANDLGVAVTAGQKEAPAPAVSQ; encoded by the coding sequence ATGCTCTTTGCCTTTGTGACGCTCGTCAGTAAGATTCTTATTATTCTCAGTGTAACCGGGTTGATTTTTAACTGGATACGGGGAGGTATTGATGAAGGTTCTGCCATCCTTCGGTTTCTTCCTAAGAAGTTCGGGAGCATAAAATTGATCGGTGTTTTTTTTATCGGGTTGATTATCCTTTCCTTGAATTCTATCTTTTTCTATGCCGAGCCAGGCATGAGTTATCTTGTTCAATATCCCTGGGGATCGCAGAGTTCGGTTTTGCAGCCCGGCTTTCATACCAGATGGTTTGGTGAGGTTATTCCGTTTAAGAAGTTTCTGACCATTGCCTTTGTTGATGAAAAGACCAATAAAAATACATTTTCCGGGACTGCTCCTATTCAGGAAATCCGTTTTCACGACTCGGTGACGGCAACCATGAAAATGACCGCCCGTTTTGAGATGCCCAATGATGATGCCCGCTTTCTCCCGATGGCGGTTGCCTACCGAAGCCAGGAGAATCTGATCTATTCCACCCTGATCCCCACCATGCAGGAAGCCATGCGCAACGCCGGACGGATGTATGCGGCCCAGGAATATATCGGCGGCAAGGGCGGTGACTTTGAGAACGCGGTTCTTGATCAGATTCGCAACGGGATTTTTCTCCTTGATATCCAGGAGGAAACTACCTATTCCGGCAAAGAGAATATCAGCGATGATGGGGATCGGACCATTCAACAGGATCAGACCATGCGGGTCTATGTGCGCAAGAGGCTCGGGCCGGATGGTCTGGAGCTGCGCAAGGATGGCGGTGAAACCCCGCTGAAGAAATTCGGCATCACCCTTATCCAGGCCAATGTCCAGGATGTTGATCCGGATCCCGGCTTTAAAAAGAAGCTCCTTGAGCAGCGGGAGGCCGCAGCCCAGGTGGCTATTGAGCGGCAGAATGCCCGTAAGGAAGAAGAGCGCAAGAAGCGGATCATTGCTCAGGGTGAGGCAGAAAAGGCTGAGAAGCGGATTGAGCTGGAAAAGGCCCAGATTGAGCGGGTGATTGCGGCAGAGACCAAGGCCAAAGAGGCCCAGCAGGAGCAGAATCGTCGTGTAACTATGGCGGAGACGCTTAAAAAGGAATCCGTGATAGAAAAAGAGCGGCGGGAAATAGAACTGCAAACAGCCAAGCTGGAAGCGCAACGCATCGAAGCCTTGGCAGAAGCTGAGTCAAACAAGCGGCGTAAACTCATGCAGGCCGATAACGCGCTGGAAAAACGCCTGACAGCCTTTGTAGAGGTTTCTAAAGCATATGCCGATGCCTTACAGGATAAGCAGCTCGTTCCACGGATAGTGATCAGCGGGGGAGGAAAGGGCGGCGGTCAGCCCAACGCCACGGACCTTATTTCCTTGCTGACTGCTAAGGCGGCCAATGATCTGGGTGTTGCTGTAACGGCAGGGCAGAAGGAGGCACCTGCTCCGGCGGTTTCGCAGTGA
- a CDS encoding ATP-binding protein, translating to MRIQTFFFADRTTGWELQPLSLDQLTLLVGASGVGKTRILNSILDLKRIVKGESLKGVKWYIEFLSSGGTLYTWEGEFEDTDVSFKNDENHTSGISIITESVKRENELIVTRDRNGILFNNKKTVKLSNDQSILYLLREEEQIKEAAKEFEKIIFPVMDIKASFSSSFDKDINKYSGIGEVRNLPIPLDEKLYFACKKERQLFDSIVNSFIDIFPSVEEVRIEPVPFSIETAVKHFTLEIQIKEMGVADWISNISSGMLKTLLHIAQLHLCADSSLILIDEFENSLGINCIDELTSSILSSERGLQFIITSHHPYIINNINHTNWKIVTRKGSVVTARDAAEFHFDKSKHQAFTQLINLDIYSEGVES from the coding sequence ATGCGGATACAAACATTTTTTTTTGCTGACAGAACAACGGGCTGGGAGCTTCAACCCCTGTCCCTTGATCAGCTCACGTTGCTTGTCGGGGCATCTGGAGTGGGCAAGACGCGTATATTGAACTCAATTCTTGATTTAAAAAGGATAGTAAAAGGGGAATCGTTAAAAGGTGTTAAGTGGTATATTGAATTTTTATCATCAGGCGGAACTCTGTATACATGGGAGGGGGAATTTGAAGATACTGACGTTTCGTTTAAAAATGATGAAAATCATACAAGTGGGATATCTATCATAACTGAATCGGTTAAGAGGGAAAATGAGCTGATCGTAACGAGAGATCGTAACGGGATATTGTTTAATAATAAAAAAACAGTAAAACTTTCTAATGATCAAAGTATATTGTATCTACTCAGGGAAGAAGAGCAAATAAAGGAAGCAGCAAAGGAATTTGAAAAAATCATATTTCCTGTTATGGATATAAAGGCATCTTTCTCTTCGTCTTTTGACAAAGATATAAATAAATATTCTGGGATAGGCGAAGTTCGCAACCTCCCAATACCTCTTGATGAGAAATTGTATTTTGCCTGCAAGAAAGAAAGACAACTGTTTGACAGCATCGTAAACAGTTTTATTGATATTTTTCCTTCTGTTGAAGAAGTGCGAATTGAACCTGTGCCGTTTTCAATAGAAACTGCTGTAAAACATTTTACTCTTGAGATTCAAATTAAAGAAATGGGCGTAGCTGATTGGATTTCTAACATATCATCAGGTATGCTCAAGACGCTGCTTCATATAGCGCAGCTTCATTTATGCGCAGATTCCAGCCTGATCTTAATAGATGAATTTGAAAACAGCCTTGGCATAAACTGCATTGACGAACTGACCAGTAGTATTCTTTCTTCTGAAAGAGGGCTTCAGTTTATTATTACAAGTCATCATCCGTATATAATCAACAACATCAATCATACAAACTGGAAGATCGTTACCAGAAAAGGCAGTGTAGTGACCGCCCGCGATGCTGCCGAGTTTCATTTCGATAAATCAAAGCATCAAGCCTTTACCCAATTAATCAATCTTGATATCTACTCCGAAGGAGTGGAGTCGTGA
- the tadA gene encoding tRNA adenosine(34) deaminase TadA: MKREEQEARDFYCMGKALDFAAYAATQDEVPVGAVLVDRDYKIIAGAGNDCIHAHDPTGHAEIHTLRAAAEKLGNYRLPETTMYVTLEPCPMCAAAMIQARVERIVFGAIDPKGGALQSLYTIGSDGKLNHRFAIAGGVRAEECATLLKDFFRRRRKKG, from the coding sequence ATGAAAAGAGAGGAGCAGGAAGCGCGGGATTTCTATTGTATGGGCAAGGCCCTTGATTTTGCCGCCTATGCCGCAACGCAGGATGAGGTTCCTGTGGGAGCGGTCCTGGTGGATCGGGATTATAAGATTATCGCCGGGGCAGGTAATGATTGCATTCACGCTCATGATCCTACTGGTCATGCTGAAATCCACACCTTGCGGGCAGCTGCGGAGAAGCTGGGTAACTACCGCCTTCCTGAAACCACTATGTATGTGACCCTGGAACCTTGCCCCATGTGTGCAGCAGCCATGATTCAGGCTCGGGTGGAGCGTATCGTCTTTGGGGCTATCGATCCAAAGGGCGGGGCCCTGCAATCTTTATATACAATAGGTAGCGATGGGAAACTGAATCATCGTTTTGCAATTGCCGGAGGGGTCAGGGCCGAGGAATGTGCCACGCTTCTCAAGGATTTTTTTCGGCGGCGAAGAAAAAAAGGATGA
- the dnaX gene encoding DNA polymerase III subunit gamma/tau — protein sequence MSYLVLARKSRPQTFAQVVGQKAVVRTLQNGLVQNRVPHALIFSGVRGTGKTTLARIMAKALNCEKGEPPEPCNECRSCKEIMAGSSVDLHEVDGASNRGIQEIRELKENIRFMPTSSKFKIIIIDEVHMLTTEAFNALLKTLEEPPEHVYFMFATTELHKVPVTILSRCQRYELKRVAHAELAAHFASLAEQEGISIDESALNMVVREAGGSVRDGLSLLDQVFSYCGENVTGEEVADVLGLVSHEVIADLARALLSKDLSAALSNLDKVYNYGMDIKRFINELLAWFRSLVVCSVSQDPARLLDLPADELALLQEVAAAHSSQTLFMMFNLLLEGLEKAAFSSRPRFAVEMTFIRAVQVGEVVPVTDLLTRLDDVLAGVALPQQQGDGQTIPSQQPSQIRQQVPQAEQGKGSTKSPPPSSAQPVPPAEAEKKKDPELVAPPPQGPPPVEELRPPEPEPPEASAQYPPSAQDGDVPALSRVQKKDVRKHWPAFVDYVQERVTWMGAALKSSSSARLENGVLTVNYDESADCKLLGSKENLVQLTEFAMDFFQEELEVTFKVPNSSACATDPDSAAAVRQERQKLANDSLVLAAVDIFSGQVGDIRVGPRFRGALPQEKVDE from the coding sequence GTGTCTTACCTCGTCCTCGCCAGAAAATCCCGACCCCAGACCTTTGCTCAGGTGGTCGGCCAGAAAGCCGTTGTCCGTACCCTGCAAAACGGATTAGTACAGAACCGGGTGCCCCATGCCCTGATCTTCAGCGGGGTGCGCGGTACCGGTAAAACCACCCTTGCCCGCATCATGGCCAAGGCCCTGAATTGCGAAAAGGGAGAACCACCTGAACCCTGCAACGAATGCCGTTCCTGCAAGGAGATCATGGCAGGCAGTTCCGTTGATCTGCACGAGGTAGATGGTGCCTCCAACCGGGGTATTCAGGAGATCCGGGAGCTGAAGGAAAATATCCGTTTTATGCCCACCAGCTCCAAGTTTAAGATCATCATCATTGATGAAGTCCACATGCTCACCACCGAGGCCTTTAATGCCTTGCTCAAGACCCTTGAGGAGCCGCCCGAGCATGTCTACTTTATGTTTGCCACCACGGAATTGCACAAGGTGCCGGTGACCATCCTTTCCCGCTGTCAGCGCTACGAGCTCAAGCGGGTCGCCCATGCCGAGTTGGCGGCCCATTTTGCCTCTTTAGCCGAACAGGAAGGGATCAGCATTGATGAGTCTGCCTTGAATATGGTGGTGCGGGAGGCAGGCGGTTCGGTGCGCGATGGCCTTAGCCTGCTGGACCAGGTCTTTTCCTATTGCGGCGAGAACGTCACTGGTGAAGAGGTGGCTGACGTGCTGGGGCTGGTTAGTCACGAGGTGATAGCTGATCTTGCCCGTGCCCTCTTGAGCAAAGACCTGAGCGCTGCCCTGAGCAATCTGGATAAGGTCTACAACTACGGCATGGACATCAAACGCTTTATCAATGAGCTGCTGGCCTGGTTTCGCAGCCTTGTGGTGTGCAGTGTCAGTCAGGACCCGGCCCGCCTCCTTGATCTCCCTGCGGATGAACTCGCTCTTTTGCAGGAGGTCGCAGCGGCCCATTCCTCCCAAACCCTGTTCATGATGTTCAATCTCCTGCTGGAGGGGTTAGAAAAGGCCGCTTTCTCCTCACGTCCCCGTTTCGCTGTGGAGATGACCTTTATTCGGGCCGTGCAGGTGGGGGAGGTGGTGCCGGTGACGGACCTGCTCACCCGCTTGGACGATGTGTTGGCTGGAGTAGCCCTGCCGCAACAACAGGGGGACGGGCAAACGATTCCGTCACAGCAGCCGTCGCAGATACGTCAGCAGGTTCCGCAGGCGGAGCAGGGCAAGGGATCGACAAAGTCACCTCCTCCTTCGTCTGCACAGCCGGTACCTCCTGCCGAGGCCGAAAAAAAAAAAGATCCTGAATTGGTAGCACCTCCTCCGCAAGGGCCTCCCCCTGTGGAAGAACTGCGCCCGCCAGAACCAGAACCGCCCGAAGCATCAGCACAGTATCCTCCTTCAGCGCAAGACGGAGATGTCCCGGCCTTATCCCGTGTACAGAAAAAAGATGTGCGCAAGCATTGGCCAGCGTTTGTCGACTATGTGCAGGAACGGGTAACCTGGATGGGGGCTGCCCTGAAAAGTTCCTCTTCAGCCCGTCTGGAAAACGGTGTTCTGACCGTGAACTATGATGAATCAGCGGATTGTAAGCTCCTTGGAAGCAAAGAAAATCTTGTTCAGTTGACCGAGTTTGCCATGGATTTTTTTCAGGAGGAGCTGGAGGTGACCTTTAAGGTGCCGAACTCTTCGGCCTGTGCCACAGATCCGGACAGTGCAGCCGCGGTGCGGCAGGAACGTCAGAAATTGGCGAATGATTCGCTCGTGTTGGCTGCTGTGGATATCTTTAGCGGCCAAGTTGGCGATATTCGGGTTGGACCGCGTTTTCGTGGGGCTTTGCCTCAGGAAAAGGTTGACGAATAA
- a CDS encoding nucleotidyltransferase family protein, producing MKNSLDAVKHLLAEQKSLLKNKYRISRLGIFGSYIRGEQRSGSDVDVLIDYDKAPSLIELIEIENMLSDLLGLKVDLVTSRGLKPQLRQHILDEVVYL from the coding sequence ATGAAAAACTCCCTTGATGCTGTCAAACATCTCCTGGCCGAGCAAAAATCCCTGCTGAAAAACAAATACAGAATCAGCAGACTCGGCATATTTGGCTCGTATATCCGAGGAGAGCAGCGCAGTGGAAGCGATGTGGATGTCCTGATTGACTACGACAAAGCTCCCAGTCTTATCGAGCTGATCGAAATCGAAAATATGTTGAGCGATCTGCTCGGCCTGAAGGTTGATCTTGTCACCAGCAGAGGGCTGAAACCACAGCTCCGTCAACACATCCTTGATGAGGTCGTCTATCTGTGA
- a CDS encoding permease, with product MEPLQPLQPIQPAGCGCEKKPTGQTTSIKKLSKAQAWLLATLGLGLWYLIYSQLLPFSHFFTYSLLGINKGSHLGESIQFFVYDTPKVMMLLTLVVFLIGVVRSFFTPERTRRYLAGKKEFAGNMLAALLGIITPFCSCSAVPLFLGFVQAGVPLGVTFSFLIAAPMVNEVALILLYGLLGWKVASIYLISGLLIAIIAGWIIGRLKLEHWVEDWVQEMRTGQPLVLTKKLTWHDRVDMGWVAVKEIIGKVWLYVIAGIAVGAGIHGYVPEKVMATVMGGDQWWSVPAAVLIGIPMYSNAAGIVPVLEALLGKGAALGTALAFMMSVIALSLPEMVILRKVLKPKLIAVFVGVVGSGILFTGYLFNQYIM from the coding sequence ATGGAACCCTTACAACCTTTACAGCCCATACAGCCTGCGGGTTGCGGCTGCGAGAAAAAGCCAACCGGTCAGACGACCAGCATAAAAAAATTGAGCAAAGCGCAGGCATGGTTACTTGCTACTCTGGGTCTTGGCCTTTGGTACCTGATCTATAGCCAACTCCTGCCCTTCTCCCATTTCTTCACCTACAGCCTCCTGGGCATCAACAAAGGAAGCCACCTCGGCGAGTCGATCCAATTCTTTGTCTATGACACCCCCAAGGTCATGATGTTGCTCACCCTTGTGGTGTTCCTTATCGGAGTCGTCCGCTCTTTCTTCACCCCGGAGCGAACTCGCCGCTATCTCGCAGGCAAAAAAGAGTTTGCCGGGAATATGTTAGCAGCTCTATTGGGCATCATCACCCCATTTTGTTCCTGCTCCGCCGTCCCCCTTTTCCTCGGCTTTGTCCAGGCAGGTGTGCCCCTCGGTGTCACCTTTTCCTTCCTTATTGCCGCGCCTATGGTGAACGAGGTTGCCCTGATCCTTCTTTACGGCCTCTTGGGCTGGAAAGTTGCCTCAATCTATCTTATTTCAGGCCTGCTCATTGCCATTATCGCAGGCTGGATTATTGGTCGCCTGAAGCTTGAGCACTGGGTTGAAGACTGGGTACAGGAGATGCGGACAGGACAGCCACTGGTTCTTACAAAAAAACTCACCTGGCATGACCGGGTAGACATGGGCTGGGTAGCGGTCAAAGAAATCATTGGCAAAGTCTGGCTCTATGTTATTGCCGGAATAGCCGTCGGGGCAGGTATTCACGGCTATGTGCCGGAAAAGGTCATGGCTACTGTGATGGGCGGTGACCAGTGGTGGTCGGTGCCAGCAGCTGTCTTAATCGGCATTCCCATGTACTCCAATGCGGCCGGAATCGTGCCTGTGCTGGAGGCCCTGCTCGGCAAGGGAGCAGCCTTAGGAACAGCTCTGGCCTTTATGATGAGCGTCATCGCCCTGTCCCTGCCGGAAATGGTTATCCTGCGCAAGGTGCTTAAACCGAAACTGATTGCAGTCTTTGTCGGCGTGGTGGGATCAGGGATCCTTTTTACCGGGTATCTCTTTAATCAGTACATAATGTGA
- a CDS encoding DUF86 domain-containing protein, with protein MSSRIVSHFLADILAAINAIARFTEQMDFEQFRRDEKTIRAVERELEIIGEAVKKIPEHITAAHPSVPWRAIAGMRDRLIHQYWDTEAAILWSTVEDSLPELKTEIIAIIEEEKIDKPQTPDAQGCPPST; from the coding sequence GTGAGCAGTCGTATTGTCTCTCATTTTCTCGCCGATATCCTTGCTGCCATCAACGCAATTGCTCGATTCACCGAGCAAATGGATTTCGAGCAGTTCCGGCGTGACGAAAAAACAATCCGCGCTGTTGAACGGGAACTTGAAATCATCGGCGAAGCGGTGAAAAAGATTCCCGAGCACATTACCGCAGCACATCCCTCTGTTCCCTGGCGGGCAATAGCAGGAATGCGGGATCGTCTGATTCATCAGTACTGGGACACGGAAGCGGCAATCCTCTGGAGCACTGTGGAAGATTCACTGCCGGAGCTGAAAACAGAAATAATTGCGATCATCGAAGAAGAAAAGATCGACAAGCCGCAAACTCCCGATGCTCAAGGTTGCCCTCCGTCCACCTGA
- a CDS encoding HNH endonuclease signature motif containing protein: protein MKAEAIRKQLLELLIDFEEELCSDNLRQKVLSLVPCYHQLRDLGKSLIPAEEARSARDRILHYFLKYQGVIISGDELLVVSGIQEYARRIRELRVQFGWSIASGLTATQMAEENEFPLVDIDAAAMGTSDYILLSDEQDRDAAHRWNVANEIRRENISVRDRLLKYFRTNIGQKITGEELKYLARDKSEWARRVRELRTEYGWPIVTKNTGRPDLEVGVYLLEADRQSPEHDRRIPDPVQRNVLRRDDYKCTVCAWSHEEWNRSDPRHLELHHQKTHATGGGNTEDNLVTLCTVCHDDIHRKK, encoded by the coding sequence ATGAAAGCGGAAGCGATACGAAAACAGCTGCTGGAGTTGTTGATAGATTTTGAAGAAGAATTGTGCTCTGATAATTTGCGGCAGAAGGTACTTTCCCTTGTTCCATGCTATCATCAGTTGCGCGACCTGGGGAAATCCCTCATTCCTGCTGAAGAGGCCCGCAGTGCCCGCGACAGGATACTGCATTATTTCTTGAAATACCAAGGAGTGATCATCAGCGGAGATGAACTGCTTGTTGTCTCGGGCATTCAGGAATATGCTCGGAGGATACGTGAGTTGAGAGTCCAATTCGGCTGGTCGATAGCGAGCGGCCTGACAGCTACGCAGATGGCGGAAGAAAATGAGTTTCCTCTTGTAGATATTGATGCAGCAGCGATGGGGACTTCGGACTATATATTGCTTTCCGATGAGCAGGATAGGGATGCTGCTCATCGCTGGAATGTAGCGAACGAGATACGCAGGGAAAATATTTCTGTTCGTGATAGACTGTTGAAGTATTTCAGGACGAATATCGGTCAGAAAATAACCGGCGAGGAATTGAAGTATCTTGCCAGGGACAAGTCGGAGTGGGCAAGAAGAGTGAGGGAGCTACGCACCGAGTACGGCTGGCCGATTGTTACTAAAAATACAGGACGCCCCGACCTTGAGGTCGGAGTTTATCTGCTGGAAGCTGATCGCCAAAGTCCTGAACATGACCGCCGTATTCCCGATCCTGTTCAACGCAATGTCCTGCGGCGAGACGATTATAAATGCACTGTCTGCGCATGGTCACATGAGGAATGGAACCGGTCCGACCCACGTCATTTGGAACTCCATCACCAAAAAACACATGCAACAGGCGGAGGAAATACAGAAGACAATCTTGTCACGCTCTGCACTGTTTGTCATGATGATATCCATCGTAAAAAATAG
- a CDS encoding metalloregulator ArsR/SmtB family transcription factor codes for MRQFIQAMKALSDPSRVAVLKILEQGELCVCEIQHLLGLAQPTVSKHMKILEEAGLVKRRREGTWILYSLSAGEESPYAQTMLTQLKDWLQDDPGVRKMIQLLPEAAALRSNKNS; via the coding sequence ATGCGGCAATTCATCCAAGCCATGAAGGCTCTTTCCGACCCGAGCAGAGTTGCTGTTCTCAAAATACTGGAACAGGGAGAGCTCTGCGTCTGTGAAATCCAGCATCTTTTAGGCCTGGCACAACCAACGGTTTCCAAGCACATGAAGATCCTTGAAGAGGCTGGTTTGGTCAAGCGAAGACGAGAGGGCACTTGGATACTGTACAGCCTCAGTGCTGGCGAAGAATCTCCCTATGCCCAGACCATGCTCACCCAGCTCAAAGACTGGCTGCAAGACGATCCGGGTGTTCGAAAAATGATTCAACTACTTCCCGAAGCAGCGGCCTTACGTTCTAACAAGAACAGCTAA